The genomic window GGTACGGATATTGGTGCAGATATTGGTGCGGATATTGGTGCGGATATTGGTGTGAATGGAAGGAGTGGACACGTTAATACTACTTCCAGTAACAATTGCACGCATAACAAATTAGATGGAGGTTCctcgaaaaaaaagagaaaccATGCACAAACGTTCTTCTACAAAAATCAAGCAACAATTAAAGATGAAGGAGACGAAGAAGAAGAATTACAcgcaaaaaatatgaactgTTCAGATAATTCGTCTATCATATATAACGAAATGGaatcatttaaattattatatgattatattaataatttacatttaaataacaaaaagaaGAGCACAAATCAtcgtaataatttaatagcTGAAAAGAATCATGATTATGATAATGATGATGAACTTTTTCATATCTTAAATAACTCCAAtgtacatacaaaaaaaattaacttcTTAAATCTATTTGCCTCTGAACAGTTGCCTGACCACGTGCATAAAAAATTGAGCAAAAATTTTCTGTTGGACAATGAAAAAACTAAGAATATTCTATTTAACGAGCACGTAAATGCAAACCAGAATAACTTAGTTTATTCCATCAAGATGAACAACTGATAGGGAATAGGAAGGGTGATGAtggtgtgtgtgtgtgtgtgtgtgtgtgtggtGGGGGTGGTGGTGCCTTCATTTGTATGTTAACTAACTTTTGCACATGCATGtgcaacatatatatacacaaatggATATAAAAATGCATACACATAATAATACGAACAAGccgaaataatatatatgaagacTGAAGGAATTTTTCCATTCTTTCCTATACATATCTAaatgtgtacatgtacaaCACCTTCCACATGCATGCACATATGTTATAGTAACAGAGTGCTTACTCAAAATCTTTAATAAATCCGTAtccatcatatatatatatatagactGTTGTGTGCAAAAAGAAGACTAGACGAACGAATACAGTCGTTTGTTAGCAGATccaaaaaaattgaaaaacaaaaaaaaaaaaaaaaaaagaaaaaattaaaaagaagaaaaaagaaaatttaaaaaagtaaagaaaaacgaaaaacgaaaaacaaaaaacaaaaaacaaaaaaaaaggcaaacaatttatgcatattacttagaatatagatatatattatgtatgcatgtatgtatatgtacgtatatgcacgtatatatttgtagGTCTTgcgtatttatgtatatatacggatgttataaaatatgaatgttAACAATTTTTCCAGCTAATAAGTTGTTTTCAAAAAGCGCGAGAAAAGcgtattaaaataattgattatttttgtatactATTTTAAGCACTATACTTCcaatgtgcatatatatatgcacaggtatttatatatgtatatgtgtgcatgCATTTTATTGAATATTATGTGTTTTTTGTATACTTGCATACAAAAATAACTGATGCAGTTTTATAATGTAGTTGTATGaactaaaaaatttatgacaattctttttaaaaacaatttttctatttcctCTTCTATGTGAACttaatgcattttttataaaataaaagcagtATTCTGAAAATGTAGTTCAAGGAAGTTCTACCTGCCAATACACTGATAATTATTAGCATGGATATGCATATATAGGTGCATATATGCAcctatatacgtatatatatatatatacatactgtgaatatgcattatatacattttgtcCATATAACGCACATTGCACTTATTACGAGCTTTGCgtatatttaagtaaaattGTTTACTTTATTAACTTGGGGgaacatatttataagatAAAGTACGAATTTatccaaatatatatatatacatttatatatatgtacatgtgttgTTTGTATGTGCTCATATATGTATCTATATACACCCTTAAGCCATGTGCATTTTATGCTATTTAACCTTGTGAATAATGTAGcttacatatttttgttatacaataaataaaggtaaaaaaaataaaagaaaagaaaaaaagaactcCGCTAGTAAGAATTActccatttatatatatatttttttttaaattgtttattaaatttttttttttttgtccttcCTTACAACTCCTACTAAAGAATGATGAAATTTATTCCTAATATTAAGAAtttagcaaaatataaaatatgaaaatatggTTGAATACACAcaaacatacgtatatatctatttatgtatatgtgtgtatttatgcatttatgcAGTCGACCCATAAACTTTTatcatgtgcatatatatttccattttgaagCGACTGTTTATATAACCCCCTTTTAATTACATGTCTAGAATGAAAAtacagaattaaaaaataaaataaaatacagcaaaataaaaataaaataacaagaTTTAATTAGCTAACTAGACAATATAATTGCTTAtctttttttgataaatattttatgaacataCTACGACACCTATTTTAAACAATGAACAGAAAAAGTAATATCATTTGTATGTGTTATGCTGTTGTACATTTGGTGTAGGAACAAGATTTATGCTTCATTTCACTTATTTTtctctaaaaaaaaagcaaaacgGAGCGAACGTCAATTAGGAGACTAACGTAGGCTTTTTACgtaattattcttatttatgtatttcccatgaaaaatgacaaaaagggcgaaaaaaaggataaaaaagggataaaaaagtagtaaagatgatataagaaaattaagaaaaaaaaacagaatatgatataaaaaatttagaaaaaaaaagaagaaaagatgataaaaaattaagaaaaaaggcAGGCAACAATTGTGCGACAGAAAGGATGCTTATTTGTAAACATCTTAAAGcccataaacatatatatatatgtatgcatatgtatttatatacaatgAAGACagatttttatttcttcccTTTGTTAGGAATAATTTTCTAGTCCTTTTATACTATTTACATGTCTTTTCCATTTTaggatgtatatatattcatttgtgtctttttttttttttttttttttttttttttaaattacaagTTATGGGATGGTCTTTTATGTATAACACACCTTTGTTACTTGCTACTCGCTCCTTGCTACACGTTAATTGtcgttattatttttttttttttttttctccttatGTTTCTTTCatcatgtaaaaataaacattcaCTTGGTGGGTGGTAACACATATAGATATGAACcaattttatgaaaagaaaaaaaaagtagtatataagaagggaaaaaaagagagaTAAACAaggaacatatatatatatatatatatatgcgtgctttatatacatacaacatatgcatatgtctaagtacacatatatatatatatatatgtacttgaAAAAGTAACGTCAGACAAAAATAACAGGGAACATGAGAAAGTAAAATGCACACAAAAAATTACTTCACACACGATTTTAACAAGGACAGTtctgaatattttttcacttcatttttttcgttttttctttctttttttttattatttttattattttttgaaaaattaaagttttgtcaaaataaatgaattaaaattatttcaaaaaagaaTGAAGTGGTGACATGAGTCAACGTGATGAGAAATGGGAATATGTGCACAGAGATATTCACTACTGCatcattcttatttttttcctagTTGTTCATGTTTGCTCACTTTTCGCAGTTAAGTGTAAATTCATCAACTCGTCTTTAAAACATGTTGGCATTTATGTTCTTTTACATCAACGATCagaataatgaataaaagtATTCATGTTCCCATTTTCATCTTTcagtttttataatttgataaatttattcttctttttttagcCCCATATTCATCGTTATTTACACTGCAAATGGTGATCTTGGTTacttcattattttccttGTTTAGTACCGCTTTGTCAAATTCAGactaaaaagggaaaaaaacgAAGAAGTAATGAAGCAATGAAGTAATGAAGCAATGAAACAATGAAGCAATGAAACAATGAAGCAATGAAACAATGAAGTAATGAAGCAATGAAACAATGAAGCAATGAAACAATGAAGCAATGAAACAATGAAGCAATGAGACAAAATAATGGGAATACGTTTTCCTATGAGTGAATATACTGTGCACACCGATGCCACAACGATACAGCTACGAACATGCTATAAGACATAAGATACCCATGCACAGCAGAATTACCTTAGTCGTGACGACCAAATCCTTGGCAATAGTTTGACTACCCAATTCCTTTCCTTCTTCTCCTTCTTCCTCTATTTGCCTTTTTAAATCATCTATTTGTATTTGAACATCATCATATGTATCTCGTATAACTTTTTCATTGGTATTTTCAGGCAATGGTGTTGTTTTCTGTCTAACAtcaagtaatattttttttactttttcaaaataatttactGCTTCCTTTCTCTTTCCACAAAACATATAACTCTGTGATAAGGAAATCAACGGGGCAATGAGATTTTCATTGCCAACCTTGTACTTCTCTCTCAGCTCAACACATTTTTCGTACTCCTACggatgaaatgaaaaaaaaaaaaaaatttcaaaatatcaCATGTTTCTAGGGGAGCTGGTAGCTTTcttttattctattatttctTTGTATTTCTTGCTTTTTCGCCTCCTTTTTATTGtttcccttttttcttatttttcttttcgtcCTACCGCTAACGCCTCGGGGAAAAAATGGTTTAACAAGTTGATATCTCCCAGACGGATAAAAACATAGGTGTAATTGAGGACAtctttttttgataattcctttttttcttcaactAAGAGTTCATAGCATTTTCTTGCAAACTCGAACATTTCAAAGGCCAACTGATTTTAAGAAATGCGCATAAAAACAGAATGACACGCAAATGACACGCGAATGACACGCGAATGACACGCGAATGACACGAAAATGACATGCAAATGACACGAAAATGACACACAAATGACACGAAAATGACACACAAATGACACACAAATGACATGCAAATGACACACAAATGACACGAAAATGACACACAAATGACGTGATACAAAATGGACAGGGGAAAAAGGGTACCCACTTTTGGTACGTTATCAGCATTGGAATaaatatgatgaaaaagtcaaaatatttatatgaatatcaCTCCATAAATTAACAGAATAAAgtgaataaaatgaataagcAAAAATTAAACGTACCTGCTCGTCTGATACTTCTTCCTTGTCAAGTGAATCTTCCGTGTCGGACACCTCCACTTTTTTCTCTAGAAAAGGGGAAAAGAGATATGTGTATGTGGATGTACCCTCACAATTACACATACACTTGCACATACACGaaacacatatgtatataactatataaataaatatatatatacactaaTTTATAGTGTTGTGTTCATGCgcattacttttttttaaaaattcaaataaatcGTTCTTCTCTTCCTCCTTTGTTAGTAGTGCATCCGCGAAGCATAAGTAGTACTCACGTAAGTCGATGTGCACACTTCCTTCAGCGTTTAGCTCCTTTACCCTGCAGACAGAACAAATGtgtacgtacatacacatatatatgcccACATTTTGCATGTACTTTGATGCTCAGTTAATATACAATGTAccattttcataaaatatacaaaggatgaaaaaaaaaaaaacaaaaaaaaaactattactttttttccaCTGCCATTGAAAATCTCTCTGCCGCTACATCATAATTCTTGTTTTCCTTAAATTCAAGATTTCCCATATCAAACAATTCCTGCGCTGTCCTTTTTTCAAGCAATTCTGGGAAGCcgacaaaataaaaggaaacaTAGAAATGGTccgataaataaatatgaaaatgaataaataaatagatagatcgataaatataaatataaatacatatataaatacatatataaatacatatataaatacatatatatatatatatatatatatacgaacaggacacatataaatatgttcatATGCACGGATACAATTAAAACCTTGTTCAAAAGTGCGTAAATGCACAAACCACATATGTATGTCTACATGTACGTGCATATGTAACCTTTCTGTTCGTCAACTTCCGATTCGACATTGGTGTTGGAGGTCTCATCTGCGATTATTTCTTCTGcattttggaaaaaatgaaaaaataaaaataaaataaaaataaacaaaattaaaataaaaacaagaaaaattaaaccgtagaaatacaaaaaatatgaaaaattagaaaaaaaaaaagaaaaaaaaagtactaaTAAGACTAAGGCATAAACATTAAAACGGGGCTTCTAATTCAAGTTCTATTTCTCCCTCACCTGACATTTTTtcacaaataaaataaaaaactaaaatcACAGAAATAGGTTTGTACGTATATAAAATCTTCTCTTATATTccctatacatatataaaaacttgTACATTACACAAAGTATTTATTTGATAGTATagaaaatattcttattccatgcatacacaaatatgtataccTATATATACGCACACATGTATTTAAGCGCccatataaatacacacatatatatatatacacacacatatatatatacacacatatatatatatacacacacatatatatatacacacacatatatatacacacacatatatatatacacacacacacgtatgtacatgtatgtaaatacatAGAAGTATGTGTAATGTATATGCTTTTTTACCTCTCCTGGATGGCTCAAAAATGCTTATGCCTTTCACAATTTTCAATTAATGTTCAGCTGTTTAAAATAACGATTGAATTTTTGAAGGATTTCagttttatatgtaatacgATAATACGTACTTTTACAATTCGAAGGAAACAATTTTGCAAAACTGTACGTATATACTAGcccatacatatatatatatatatatacataaatttatgcatacatgtgtttatacatacgtacatttatccatacatacataaatttacACATACATGGGTGTTTATACATAcgtgtatttatttatacatatgcctttacatatatacttttattaatacagTACTCATagatgcatatatatatacatatgtatatccATGTACGTAAAACAATGAAAGAGAAAATACGGATGGAAAACTCATCTGTGTACTGtttgaaatataattacacGAAACGAATGCTTAttcacatatacatgtattaatGCTaaccttaaaaaaattattttatatttttttcccccaATATTTAcgataaaaatgaatgacTGCTTCAgttttatgtttatgtattcTTATTTCaaattgtatatgtatacatatatgtagtacatatgtacatatattacatacatacatatatatatattttttacggctgctcctttttttttttttttttttttccttaatttgaaatttctttttttctacataatcattaaaaaaaaaattttcattctgcaaaatttttctttttattggTGTCTTAAGGAGATGataaaagaagagaaaaaaaaaaaaaattttttttttttttttttcctaccTTTATTAAgagaaataatattagaaGGGGGGGtagcgaaaaaaaaaaaaatatattatatataaaatttacctAATAtatagtgtatatatatactaatgcTATATGATAGTAGTTAAAGCCTGGCTGgtccttttattattatttaaactaCTTATAGCATTTTACGTGGAAacagtattttttttctttatgtataaaatatacatatatataattatatatatgtatatattgtatatactatatattcataaataaatgtacacaTACCATAATATtcgcatatgtatatatgaacattgTACATATGGCCATCAGCCTAggtatctatatatttaataaatcgacatttttatatacatacacataatgtagtacatttatatatgatattaacacattttcaattttagTATGTGCaaattttgtacatatataataataatagcatattcatacacatatatattgaaatgaGTTCTCTTAAAAATCAATGGTGTGTACTAGactttattctttttgttttaatttttgcaatCAGTATGTACATGCTCTCCTTGATCAAGCCTTAAATTTGACGTATAACAGTTTAGAGCTATATCAATGTAAAGCAATTTAGCACTATTTCAATATAGCAAAATAGCAATATAgcaaaatagtaatatagcaaaatagcaaaatagcAATATTGCAATATAGCAATATAgcaaaatagtaatataacaatatagcAAAATAGCAATATAGCAATATAGCAAAATAGCAATATAGCAATATAGCAATATGGCAATATAGCAATATGGCAAAATAgcaatataacaaaatagtaatatagcaaaataacaatatagcACTATTGCAATATAGTAATGTAGCAAAACGGCACTATAGCAGTATTTTAACATAGGAAAAGAAGTAACAGCTTGAGTg from Plasmodium malariae genome assembly, chromosome: 13 includes these protein-coding regions:
- the PmUG01_13015600 gene encoding conserved Plasmodium protein, unknown function, with product MSEEIIADETSNTNVESEVDEQKELLEKRTAQELFDMGNLEFKENKNYDVAAERFSMAVEKKVKELNAEGSVHIDLREYYLCFADALLTKEEEKNDLFEFLKKKKKVEVSDTEDSLDKEEVSDEQLAFEMFEFARKCYELLVEEKKELSKKDVLNYTYVFIRLGDINLLNHFFPEALAEYEKCVELREKYKVGNENLIAPLISLSQSYMFCGKRKEAVNYFEKVKKILLDVRQKTTPLPENTNEKVIRDTYDDVQIQIDDLKRQIEEEGEEGKELGSQTIAKDLVVTTKSEFDKAVLNKENNEVTKITICSVNNDEYGAKKRRINLSNYKN